In the genome of Geitlerinema sp. PCC 9228, one region contains:
- the hpsL gene encoding hormogonium polysaccharide biosynthesis protein HpsL, giving the protein MAPTKSKAKKKKKKNKKQQNEKPKLSKKEIRQRQKQRQKEIKEFIQFLLPFTALGLLLGGAFYAIDEPKLALAGCGGTIVMALSYKYWRMGMWLFLIYMPFAGTVTYWIAGGNAIFQLAKDGFYIPALMRLVQRCLQTNTPILIVKQLKTPLTLLLIVCALSIIMGNIPDQFDPCSWEKNGRCVPEQPILLGILGLKVFIGYIPLMLCGYYLIRNKKELLFLGRLHVVLAIICCCLGAMQYYMLDSGRCVGTRNLSGEDLFKATLEAKCLVGGSLLFSPQVNMIRLPGTFVAPWQWAWFLIANAFLTFASAFSDSSRLIWRPISMVAMGLVFLNAVISGQRIALALVPTVTVILLVLTGQIANLKRFIPIGVGLGLLLVGAATSNPEVVQQRIDSFVERWQKSPPHQFIVHQFDWATKDDLLFGEGVGRATNAARIFGDTSLVETYYPKIIYEIGLPGALVFLALVTTLVVVGWKTYRSLKDPNISSYGASLWVFLLCISYNTYYYPLDVDPVAVYYWFFAGVLFKLPVIDRQEMERKKQEEEEES; this is encoded by the coding sequence ATGGCTCCTACCAAATCCAAAGCAAAAAAGAAAAAAAAGAAAAACAAAAAACAGCAAAATGAAAAACCAAAACTCAGCAAGAAAGAAATACGCCAGCGGCAGAAACAGCGTCAGAAAGAAATCAAAGAATTCATCCAATTCCTACTGCCTTTTACAGCTTTAGGACTGCTTTTGGGGGGTGCCTTCTATGCCATAGACGAACCCAAATTAGCCCTAGCCGGGTGCGGTGGTACCATTGTCATGGCCCTATCTTATAAATACTGGCGGATGGGCATGTGGTTGTTTTTAATTTACATGCCATTTGCCGGTACGGTGACTTACTGGATAGCCGGTGGCAACGCCATTTTTCAGCTCGCCAAAGACGGCTTTTACATCCCTGCCTTAATGCGTTTGGTACAAAGATGCCTGCAAACCAACACCCCAATTTTAATCGTCAAACAGCTAAAAACACCCCTCACCCTCCTTCTAATTGTCTGTGCCTTGAGCATAATAATGGGAAACATTCCTGACCAATTCGACCCTTGTAGCTGGGAGAAAAACGGTCGCTGTGTACCCGAACAACCGATCTTATTAGGCATTTTGGGATTGAAGGTTTTTATTGGTTATATTCCCTTAATGCTGTGCGGCTATTATTTAATTCGCAACAAAAAAGAACTGCTGTTTCTCGGTCGCCTCCACGTAGTTTTAGCAATTATTTGCTGCTGTTTGGGGGCCATGCAATATTACATGCTGGACTCGGGAAGATGTGTAGGAACGCGAAATTTAAGCGGAGAAGATTTATTTAAAGCCACCTTAGAAGCCAAGTGCCTGGTAGGCGGTTCCTTACTTTTTAGTCCCCAAGTTAATATGATTCGACTTCCGGGAACGTTTGTTGCTCCTTGGCAATGGGCCTGGTTTTTGATTGCCAATGCCTTCTTGACTTTTGCCTCCGCCTTTAGCGATTCTTCACGATTGATTTGGCGTCCGATTAGCATGGTCGCCATGGGATTGGTCTTTTTAAATGCCGTAATTTCCGGACAGCGGATTGCCTTGGCTTTGGTGCCTACCGTGACCGTTATTTTGCTCGTTCTCACCGGACAAATTGCCAATTTAAAACGCTTTATTCCCATTGGTGTTGGCTTGGGTTTGCTACTTGTGGGAGCAGCTACTAGCAACCCAGAGGTGGTTCAACAACGCATCGACAGTTTTGTCGAACGCTGGCAAAAATCCCCTCCCCATCAGTTTATTGTCCACCAATTTGACTGGGCTACGAAGGACGATTTGCTCTTTGGAGAAGGGGTGGGACGCGCTACCAACGCAGCCAGAATATTTGGAGATACATCCCTGGTAGAAACCTACTACCCCAAAATTATCTACGAAATTGGACTTCCGGGAGCACTGGTGTTTTTAGCTTTGGTAACTACCTTGGTTGTGGTTGGTTGGAAAACCTATCGTTCCCTCAAAGACCCCAATATTAGTAGTTACGGTGCCAGTTTGTGGGTATTCTTGTTATGTATAAGCTATAACACGTATTACTATCCTTTGGATGTGGACCCAGTAGCCGTTTATTATTGGTTTTTTGCTGGGGTTTTGTTCAAACTACCGGTTATTGACCGACAGGAGATGGAACGGAAAAAACAAGAAGAGGAAGAGGAATCGTAG
- a CDS encoding sulfotransferase family 2 domain-containing protein: protein MTPVEYWRTKQAKHESKMAKNTQPTREGLIFLHIWKAGGSTLNDIIERQYAGEGIFTTNGARYEESMAEFQNLPPTERAAFRVLKGHMYFGMHKYFPRPCRYITMLRDPISRVISDYYYIWETPHHNFYDFVVNQEKMSLQAFVSREDSPLYDNIQTRLLSGVAWQVKFGEAKPDMLALAKENIDKHFAVVGFTERFDETLILCQLAFDWKMPFYTKRNVTKKKTGSSHIDAETLEVIRQYNALDIELYEYAQKRFEKQIQSYGDRFWQQLKRFQFYNQIYKPYSFYRRAIRKLNTLVRG, encoded by the coding sequence TTGACTCCAGTTGAATATTGGCGCACGAAGCAAGCAAAGCACGAATCAAAGATGGCGAAGAACACGCAACCAACCCGGGAAGGACTGATTTTCCTACATATTTGGAAAGCTGGCGGTAGCACCCTGAACGACATTATCGAACGACAATACGCCGGGGAGGGGATTTTTACCACCAATGGCGCTCGCTACGAGGAATCGATGGCAGAATTTCAAAATCTTCCCCCCACAGAACGCGCTGCTTTCCGGGTTTTGAAAGGACATATGTATTTTGGTATGCACAAGTATTTTCCCCGTCCTTGTCGCTATATTACCATGTTGCGCGACCCCATAAGCCGCGTTATTTCTGATTATTATTACATTTGGGAAACGCCCCATCATAATTTTTACGATTTTGTGGTCAATCAAGAAAAAATGAGCTTGCAGGCCTTTGTTTCCCGGGAAGATTCGCCTCTTTACGATAACATTCAAACGCGGCTTTTGTCGGGGGTGGCTTGGCAAGTCAAGTTCGGGGAAGCGAAACCAGATATGTTGGCGTTGGCTAAGGAAAATATCGACAAACACTTTGCCGTGGTGGGATTCACAGAAAGATTTGACGAAACCTTAATTCTTTGCCAGCTAGCTTTCGATTGGAAAATGCCTTTTTATACGAAAAGGAATGTGACCAAAAAAAAGACAGGTTCCTCCCATATTGATGCGGAAACTTTAGAAGTGATTCGCCAGTACAATGCTTTGGATATCGAACTTTATGAATACGCCCAAAAACGTTTTGAAAAGCAAATTCAAAGCTATGGCGATCGCTTTTGGCAGCAACTAAAAAGATTTCAGTTTTACAACCAAATATACAAACCATATTCTTTCTATCGCCGCGCCATCCGCAAACTCAATACCTTGGTACGCGGATAG
- a CDS encoding MBOAT family O-acyltransferase, whose product MIFGEIFYALFLLVTAIAYWLANHKYKPAILATSGIVCYGYYASHWLILLASVTVGSWIVLFGWDAWRETQTQKKDSTAASYQNTTQSTNSLNYQSNQQPTAESVDSQSMRLSSPGEMTAVAPANYKKYLWLATIPVFVFVLGYFKYSSFIKSMFVATEVERIVAPLGISFFTFEFIQVAAEKFKGKIGHISFIDYISFIFFFPTLIAGPIKTYDQFQEQLGLAQKFKIHHILEGICRIIVGLAKKIVIADNLNTLIQEVGSPDKTQNIILLSGAIFLYGFRIYLDFSGYSDIAIGSARLFGIHLPENFHFPYLRTNIADFWRHWHISLYSWLLTYIYIPLGGSRVGFVRNLLNIITTMFVSGVWHGADWNFIVWGLWHGFLLAIHRVYASQMKPHLPTRWVSGKIYTACSYGLTMACVWFGWSLFMWSLEDVGQYLQLVVRSVL is encoded by the coding sequence ATGATCTTCGGGGAAATTTTTTATGCGCTGTTTCTCTTGGTGACAGCGATCGCTTATTGGTTGGCCAACCATAAATACAAACCAGCTATTTTGGCCACTTCTGGCATTGTTTGTTACGGCTACTACGCTTCCCACTGGTTGATTTTGCTTGCTAGCGTTACAGTTGGCTCTTGGATTGTCTTATTTGGTTGGGATGCCTGGCGGGAAACCCAAACCCAAAAAAAAGACAGTACGGCAGCTAGCTATCAAAATACCACGCAATCGACCAATTCCCTCAACTACCAATCCAACCAGCAACCGACAGCCGAATCAGTTGACAGCCAATCAATGCGGCTGTCTTCCCCAGGGGAAATGACGGCGGTTGCTCCTGCCAACTACAAAAAATATCTATGGCTGGCAACCATCCCTGTCTTTGTGTTTGTTCTGGGATATTTTAAATACAGCAGCTTTATCAAAAGCATGTTTGTGGCGACCGAAGTGGAACGCATTGTCGCGCCATTAGGGATTTCGTTTTTTACGTTTGAATTTATTCAAGTTGCTGCGGAGAAATTTAAGGGCAAAATCGGACATATTTCCTTCATTGACTATATATCTTTTATTTTCTTTTTCCCTACTCTAATTGCCGGTCCGATTAAAACCTACGATCAATTTCAAGAACAGCTGGGGTTGGCGCAGAAGTTCAAAATTCACCATATTCTGGAAGGAATTTGCCGAATTATTGTTGGCTTGGCCAAAAAAATCGTCATTGCTGACAATCTCAACACCTTAATCCAAGAAGTTGGGTCCCCCGACAAAACGCAAAATATTATTCTGTTGAGCGGTGCAATTTTTCTGTACGGATTTCGGATTTATTTGGACTTTTCCGGCTATAGCGACATTGCCATTGGCAGCGCTCGTTTGTTTGGCATTCATTTGCCAGAAAACTTTCATTTTCCCTATTTGAGAACCAATATTGCCGATTTTTGGCGACACTGGCATATTAGTTTGTACAGTTGGTTGCTGACCTACATTTATATTCCTTTAGGAGGCAGTCGCGTTGGATTTGTACGTAATTTGCTCAATATTATCACCACCATGTTTGTCTCTGGTGTATGGCACGGTGCGGATTGGAATTTTATTGTGTGGGGATTGTGGCATGGTTTCTTGCTGGCCATCCATCGGGTATACGCAAGCCAAATGAAACCCCACCTACCAACTCGCTGGGTTAGCGGTAAGATCTATACTGCATGTAGTTATGGGTTAACCATGGCCTGCGTTTGGTTTGGGTGGAGTCTGTTTATGTGGTCTTTAGAAGATGTGGGTCAGTATTTGCAGTTGGTTGTTCGGAGTGTTTTATGA
- a CDS encoding glycosyltransferase family 4 protein — MKLLFLSTPVGTLGSGLGGGVELTLYNIAVEMRQRGHSVTVVAPEGSQLGEIPIAPIAGNLQVTAQSQLYNSSISIPPDAVLGNMWAYAREVQHKYDLLVNFAFDWLPFYLTPFFATPIAHFVSMGSLSEAMDREMVKVAEQFPGTVGVYTRSQADTFPNGDRFWCLGSGIDLRLYEFCEQPQAQLAWVARISPEKGLEDAMAAAQTTGIPLKVLGKMQDESYWQRVCQQYPNAPVDYAGFFPTDQLQQHLRQCQALLMTPRWVEAFGNVAIEALACGVPVIAYSRGGPAEIIENGKTGWLVEPDNIDGLIAAIAKLDRLDRRTCRQVAEEQYSLTALGDRFEDWFFHLLETFGNQKFL; from the coding sequence TTGAAACTTCTGTTTCTTTCAACGCCAGTAGGTACTTTGGGGTCTGGTTTGGGGGGTGGGGTGGAACTTACCCTGTACAATATTGCCGTGGAAATGCGCCAGCGGGGACATAGCGTGACGGTGGTAGCACCGGAAGGGTCGCAATTGGGGGAGATTCCCATCGCACCAATTGCTGGCAACCTGCAGGTAACAGCCCAAAGTCAATTGTACAACAGTTCCATTTCCATTCCTCCTGATGCGGTTTTGGGGAATATGTGGGCCTACGCGCGCGAGGTACAGCATAAGTATGATTTGCTGGTGAATTTTGCCTTCGATTGGTTGCCTTTCTATCTGACGCCGTTTTTTGCTACACCAATTGCGCATTTTGTGAGTATGGGGTCGCTTTCGGAGGCGATGGATCGGGAGATGGTGAAGGTAGCCGAACAGTTTCCCGGAACTGTTGGGGTTTACACGCGATCGCAAGCGGATACCTTTCCCAACGGCGATCGCTTTTGGTGTTTGGGAAGCGGCATTGACTTGCGTTTGTACGAGTTTTGCGAACAGCCACAGGCCCAACTGGCATGGGTGGCCCGTATTTCCCCGGAGAAAGGATTGGAAGATGCGATGGCGGCGGCGCAAACGACGGGGATTCCCTTAAAAGTATTGGGAAAAATGCAGGATGAAAGCTACTGGCAGCGGGTTTGCCAGCAATATCCCAACGCGCCGGTAGACTATGCAGGATTTTTTCCCACCGACCAGTTACAGCAACATTTGCGCCAGTGTCAGGCTTTGTTGATGACCCCCCGGTGGGTGGAGGCGTTTGGCAATGTGGCGATTGAGGCGCTAGCCTGTGGCGTACCGGTGATTGCTTACAGTCGCGGGGGTCCTGCGGAAATTATTGAAAATGGCAAAACTGGGTGGTTGGTGGAACCGGATAATATTGATGGGTTGATCGCTGCGATCGCGAAGTTAGACCGTCTCGACCGTCGCACTTGCCGGCAAGTTGCGGAAGAACAATATTCTCTAACGGCATTAGGCGATCGCTTTGAAGATTGGTTTTTCCACCTCCTGGAGACCTTTGGCAACCAGAAATTCCTATAG
- a CDS encoding transposase, with translation MLKHWFGVSRYVFNKTVEYLKQPETKANWKEIKGGILSSLPEWAKTVPYQIKSIAVKDACTAVREAKKKTANGQPSFVKFRSRKDRVQSFYVPSSAIKEKGVYHTKLGVLNYRESLPEVIKDSRLIRHRGQYFLCVSTETQVTPAESQGGIVALDPGVRTFLTFYSPTCFGKLADGDFSRIQRLCHHLDQLVSKASKATSPRKRRLKKACDRMRTKINNLVKEVHHQVANWLTQEFDVILLPTFETSQMSSRAGRKFRSKTVRAMLTWNHYRFQQFLLHKAKERNKTVLLVNEAYTSKTVSWTGEIVKNLGGRKKIKSPSTQEWMDRDLNGGNFSQSFGR, from the coding sequence ATATTAAAGCACTGGTTCGGAGTCTCCAGATACGTCTTCAACAAGACAGTGGAGTATCTCAAACAACCAGAGACGAAAGCAAACTGGAAAGAAATCAAGGGCGGTATTCTGTCTAGCCTTCCAGAATGGGCAAAAACAGTGCCGTACCAAATCAAAAGTATCGCAGTCAAAGATGCTTGTACAGCGGTAAGGGAAGCAAAGAAAAAGACCGCAAATGGTCAACCGTCCTTCGTGAAGTTCAGGTCGAGGAAAGATCGAGTTCAGTCTTTCTATGTTCCTTCTAGCGCAATAAAAGAAAAAGGCGTTTACCACACCAAATTAGGTGTTCTAAATTATAGAGAAAGCCTACCAGAAGTCATTAAAGATTCAAGATTAATTCGACACCGAGGCCAATACTTCTTATGTGTTTCAACGGAAACACAAGTAACTCCCGCTGAGAGCCAAGGTGGGATTGTAGCCCTAGACCCAGGTGTGCGTACTTTTTTGACCTTTTATTCTCCGACTTGCTTTGGAAAGTTAGCCGATGGAGACTTCTCCCGCATTCAACGTCTTTGCCATCATTTAGACCAATTAGTTTCTAAGGCGTCAAAAGCGACTAGTCCCAGAAAACGCAGGCTTAAAAAAGCCTGTGACCGGATGAGAACGAAGATTAACAATTTAGTCAAAGAAGTTCACCATCAGGTCGCCAACTGGTTAACTCAAGAGTTTGATGTCATCCTTCTGCCAACTTTTGAAACCAGCCAAATGTCTTCTAGAGCTGGTCGTAAATTCAGGTCTAAGACGGTTAGAGCCATGCTTACATGGAATCATTACCGATTTCAACAGTTTTTGTTGCACAAAGCAAAAGAGCGTAACAAGACTGTCTTATTGGTGAATGAAGCCTACACTAGCAAAACGGTTTCTTGGACGGGAGAAATCGTCAAGAACTTAGGTGGTCGTAAAAAGATTAAGTCACCTTCCACGCAAGAATGGATGGATCGTGACCTTAATGGTGGGAATTTTTCTCAAAGCTTTGGTAGATAG
- a CDS encoding Hsp20/alpha crystallin family protein, whose translation MVQLTRWDPFREIDNLQREVNQLFETFPTLERRSRNNYTFAPAAELHETSDAVQLKLEVPGIDPKDLDIQATAESVSISGERKSEETSEDGGIHRSEFYYGKFQRVIPLPCRIQNNNIEANYKDGVLHLNLPKAEEEKNKVVKVDIKS comes from the coding sequence ATGGTACAACTAACACGTTGGGATCCGTTCCGCGAAATTGATAACCTGCAACGGGAAGTCAATCAATTATTTGAAACTTTCCCAACTTTAGAACGGCGTTCTCGTAACAACTATACCTTCGCGCCGGCAGCAGAACTCCACGAAACATCCGATGCGGTTCAGCTGAAACTAGAAGTTCCCGGCATTGACCCCAAAGACTTGGATATTCAAGCCACTGCAGAATCGGTTTCTATCAGTGGCGAACGGAAGTCGGAAGAAACAAGCGAGGATGGCGGTATCCATCGTAGCGAATTCTACTACGGTAAGTTTCAGCGGGTGATTCCCTTACCTTGCCGCATCCAAAACAACAACATTGAAGCCAATTACAAAGATGGCGTCTTGCATCTGAACTTACCCAAAGCGGAAGAAGAGAAAAATAAAGTCGTCAAAGTAGACATCAAATCGTAG
- a CDS encoding IS607 family transposase — MKYVPSRKASEILGLHPNTLRKYAKTGKINFIKNEAGQRLYDVESYAKQPTTARVICYCRVSSSKQQDDLLRQEQYLQEKFPQAEIIKDIGSGLNYKRKGLKTILQRCLQGDSIKLVLSHRDRLVRFGFELIEFIIESSGGEIVVLNSKDKSSETELTQDLLSVLHVFSCRMHGRRSYSKVKEDSYYPDDSPEGYIKALVRSLQIRLQQDSGVSQTTRDESKLERNQGRYSV; from the coding sequence ATGAAATACGTACCGAGTAGAAAAGCTTCAGAAATACTGGGGCTTCATCCAAATACCTTACGAAAATATGCAAAAACAGGGAAAATCAACTTCATCAAAAACGAGGCTGGACAACGACTATACGATGTCGAGTCCTACGCCAAACAGCCAACGACAGCTAGAGTTATTTGCTACTGTCGAGTCTCAAGTTCAAAGCAACAAGACGACCTGCTCAGACAAGAGCAATACCTCCAAGAAAAATTCCCGCAAGCGGAAATCATCAAAGACATCGGCTCAGGACTCAACTACAAACGAAAAGGACTTAAAACCATACTACAGCGATGTTTGCAAGGAGATAGTATCAAACTTGTACTGTCCCATCGGGATCGACTTGTCCGCTTCGGCTTCGAGCTTATCGAGTTTATCATCGAATCCAGTGGTGGAGAAATCGTGGTTCTCAACAGTAAAGACAAGTCCTCCGAAACTGAACTTACCCAAGACCTACTATCAGTCCTGCACGTCTTTAGCTGTAGGATGCACGGAAGGCGAAGTTATTCAAAAGTCAAAGAAGATTCGTATTACCCCGACGACAGCCCAGAAGGCTATATTAAAGCACTGGTTCGGAGTCTCCAGATACGTCTTCAACAAGACAGTGGAGTATCTCAAACAACCAGAGACGAAAGCAAACTGGAAAGAAATCAAGGGCGGTATTCTGTCTAG
- a CDS encoding GNAT family N-acetyltransferase, with protein sequence MIVLETPRLYLRKLRWDDLDDLVARYSDPEVMIYISGKPYQRQETQAHLQRYLEMEPKYGFSLWAAIYRENGRFIGRCGLIPQEIEGVAEVEIGYMLAKAYWGKGLATEAALAIRNYGFHKLGCSRLISLIDPQNQASMRVAAKIGLRYEKEIYKWQRRIFLFAVQVTNRKENP encoded by the coding sequence ATGATTGTCTTAGAAACGCCTCGTTTGTACCTGCGGAAACTACGGTGGGATGATTTGGATGATTTGGTGGCTCGGTATAGCGACCCCGAGGTGATGATTTACATTAGCGGTAAACCATACCAGCGTCAGGAAACGCAAGCTCATTTGCAACGCTATCTAGAGATGGAACCAAAGTACGGTTTTAGTTTGTGGGCCGCAATTTATCGGGAAAACGGTCGGTTTATCGGTCGCTGCGGTTTGATTCCCCAAGAAATTGAGGGAGTAGCGGAGGTGGAAATTGGCTACATGCTGGCAAAAGCTTATTGGGGAAAGGGATTGGCCACGGAGGCGGCGCTGGCAATTCGTAACTACGGTTTTCACAAATTGGGATGCAGTCGCTTGATTTCGCTGATAGACCCGCAAAACCAAGCATCCATGCGTGTGGCTGCCAAAATTGGTTTACGCTACGAAAAAGAAATCTATAAATGGCAGCGGCGAATTTTCTTGTTTGCTGTCCAAGTTACCAATCGAAAAGAAAATCCATAA
- the radC gene encoding DNA repair protein RadC has protein sequence MTYKLRIADLPSSERPRERLMAGGPKTLSTAELLAILLGTGQGPGKLSAVGLGHYILQQLGENQREPLEMLRDVTIGELRQIPGVGPAKATTIIAAIELGKRVFQLKPPEGRIIDSPQAAAAVLSHDLMWQSQEHFAVLFLDVKNRLMGSRIVTIGTATETLASPREIFREVIRQGSTRAIVAHNHPSGSVEPSEEDIELTRQMLQGGQILGIPLLDHLILGHGNHCSLRENTNLWEEYPQQE, from the coding sequence ATGACATACAAGCTGAGAATTGCCGATTTGCCAAGCAGCGAAAGACCGCGAGAACGCTTGATGGCTGGCGGTCCGAAAACGCTCTCCACGGCAGAACTGTTGGCGATTTTGTTGGGAACGGGTCAGGGTCCGGGAAAACTCTCGGCGGTGGGATTGGGTCATTACATCCTGCAGCAACTCGGGGAAAACCAGCGGGAACCGTTGGAAATGTTGCGGGATGTGACTATTGGCGAGTTGAGGCAAATTCCGGGAGTAGGTCCGGCAAAAGCGACAACCATTATTGCGGCTATTGAGTTAGGCAAGCGCGTTTTTCAACTCAAACCACCGGAAGGGAGAATTATTGATAGTCCCCAAGCAGCGGCGGCAGTTCTCAGCCACGATTTGATGTGGCAATCACAAGAGCATTTTGCGGTGTTGTTTTTGGATGTCAAAAATCGTTTGATGGGGTCGCGGATTGTGACTATTGGTACAGCGACGGAGACTTTGGCTTCTCCCCGGGAGATTTTTCGGGAGGTGATTCGTCAGGGGTCTACCCGCGCCATTGTTGCTCACAACCATCCTTCGGGAAGTGTGGAACCCAGTGAAGAGGATATTGAATTGACCCGACAAATGTTACAAGGGGGACAGATTTTGGGGATTCCTTTATTGGACCATTTGATTTTGGGACATGGCAACCACTGCAGTTTGCGCGAAAACACCAATTTGTGGGAGGAGTACCCGCAGCAGGAATAG
- a CDS encoding glycosyltransferase: protein MSANMDSTSQQAIYPQVSVIVPVYNGEADLPDLLACLRSQTYPCDRVEYLLVDNNSSDRTAATIEQAIAEFPVKTYLLQEKQIQSSYAARNTGIRAATSDILAFTDADCRPQPDWLENLVQPFAKGEIGIVVGEIEALPSRTFWEKYAEYRQVLSQQYTLQHFFYPYGQTANLALRRETLQAVGLFRSHLTTGGDADLCWRIQQQTAWQLHFQPAAVVKHRHRNTFADFMAQMRRYGKSSRYLHDLYGIALLPELSRQQYLYRLARWLLKEIPTKTPKAIAPNSQTRWFDLLQTPISLLQSRARIAGQKEAKLPEKAKEIEYLE, encoded by the coding sequence ATGAGTGCCAATATGGACTCTACCAGCCAGCAGGCCATTTATCCCCAGGTTTCTGTTATTGTACCTGTTTACAATGGTGAAGCCGATTTGCCGGATTTGCTAGCTTGTCTGCGATCGCAAACCTATCCCTGCGACCGGGTAGAATATCTGTTGGTAGACAACAACAGCAGCGATCGCACGGCGGCTACCATCGAGCAAGCCATTGCCGAATTTCCAGTCAAAACCTATCTGCTGCAGGAAAAACAAATTCAGAGTTCCTATGCCGCACGCAATACTGGAATTCGTGCTGCCACCAGCGATATTCTAGCTTTTACCGACGCAGACTGTCGTCCCCAGCCGGATTGGTTGGAAAATCTGGTACAACCGTTTGCCAAAGGGGAAATTGGGATTGTCGTTGGAGAAATTGAAGCACTCCCCAGTCGGACATTTTGGGAAAAATATGCCGAATACCGGCAAGTGCTCTCCCAACAATATACCCTGCAGCATTTTTTTTATCCCTACGGTCAAACGGCCAATTTGGCACTGCGACGGGAAACGTTACAGGCAGTGGGATTGTTTCGCAGCCACCTCACCACTGGTGGCGATGCCGATTTATGCTGGCGCATCCAACAGCAAACTGCTTGGCAGCTACATTTCCAACCTGCAGCAGTGGTCAAACACCGCCACCGCAACACATTTGCAGATTTCATGGCTCAAATGCGCCGCTACGGCAAATCCAGTCGCTACCTCCACGACTTATATGGAATTGCCTTACTACCAGAACTTTCCCGACAGCAATATCTCTATCGCCTAGCGCGGTGGTTGTTGAAAGAAATTCCTACCAAAACCCCAAAAGCGATCGCGCCCAACAGTCAAACCCGTTGGTTCGATTTACTCCAAACCCCCATTAGCTTGCTGCAATCGAGAGCGCGCATCGCCGGACAGAAAGAAGCCAAACTCCCGGAAAAAGCCAAAGAAATTGAATATCTAGAATAA
- the hpsN gene encoding hormogonium polysaccharide biosynthesis glycosyltransferase HpsN produces the protein MTFPLVSVIVPTYAREEPLRDTLEDLLEQDYPHFEVLVVDQTQQHQPQVQAYLQQVSNEGKIQWFCVNWSSLPGARNYGVRRARGEIILFIDDDVQLPKGFLHAHVRNFQSRPEVGAVAGRIFDRMKLAESQGAKQIEELPPQAMDPAVAWYQLDLVHTVKPQWVISARGCNMSFRRELFDRYAMAFDERFQGSAVREESDFCLGLRRTGYKVWYDPEAHLVHLGEPTGGCHDISTRSLQYQITFYHNHFLMACKHLSFVQWWRFAKLIFDCQVLGQPPCQKSGSLVATTARGGFYLLGMLRAIATMGQSLWDDGQRYSRQDDMYLKNRQKNNY, from the coding sequence ATGACTTTTCCTTTGGTTTCCGTTATCGTACCAACTTACGCTCGCGAGGAACCCTTGCGAGATACTTTAGAAGACTTGCTCGAACAGGACTATCCCCATTTTGAAGTGCTGGTGGTGGATCAAACCCAACAGCATCAGCCGCAAGTGCAAGCGTATTTGCAGCAAGTGAGCAACGAAGGTAAAATCCAGTGGTTTTGCGTCAATTGGTCCAGTTTGCCAGGCGCACGCAATTACGGGGTTCGTCGCGCGCGCGGAGAGATTATCCTATTTATTGATGATGACGTGCAATTGCCAAAAGGTTTCCTACACGCGCACGTGCGTAATTTCCAGTCGCGGCCAGAGGTGGGTGCGGTAGCCGGTCGGATTTTCGATCGCATGAAACTGGCGGAGTCTCAAGGGGCCAAGCAAATTGAAGAACTGCCTCCCCAAGCCATGGACCCAGCTGTGGCTTGGTATCAGTTGGATTTGGTCCATACGGTGAAGCCGCAGTGGGTGATTTCGGCGCGTGGGTGCAATATGTCGTTCCGGCGGGAACTTTTTGATCGATACGCTATGGCTTTTGACGAACGTTTCCAAGGAAGTGCAGTGCGTGAAGAATCAGATTTTTGTCTGGGTCTGCGCCGCACTGGATATAAGGTTTGGTACGATCCGGAAGCGCATTTGGTGCATTTGGGAGAACCCACTGGCGGCTGCCACGATATCAGTACCCGTTCGTTACAGTATCAAATTACTTTTTACCACAATCACTTTTTGATGGCGTGCAAACATCTTTCATTCGTACAATGGTGGCGCTTTGCTAAGTTGATTTTTGACTGCCAAGTTTTGGGCCAACCTCCCTGTCAAAAAAGTGGTTCTCTGGTGGCGACGACAGCGCGCGGGGGATTTTATTTGTTGGGGATGTTGCGCGCGATCGCGACGATGGGACAGTCGCTGTGGGATGATGGCCAGCGCTACAGCCGTCAAGATGACATGTACCTAAAAAACAGGCAAAAAAATAACTATTAG